ACCCCTGGTACCGACTCGCACGGGGTGGGATTCCATATTCTATTTTTCAGACTTCTGTGAGTGCCATGGAGATGGGCAGGTCGACTATAATTGGCCGAATGGTGTTGGGCTTCCAGCATGATCCTTCCACGACCCGATATGAGCGGCTGATTTTTATTCCCCACCTGCGACTCGCACGAATCTGCGTGTGGTTTGTAAGACAGGTATTCGTTTTCTTCCCAGATCGGTCAATTTTTATTCCCCACTTGCGACTCGCACGAGAGTCCGTGTAGTTTGTAAGTAGGGAATTCGGTTTATCAAAACAGTAGGTCACAGCCTTATGGATTATTATGAAGAGGCCGATCTCTTTTCTCTAATAAAATACAAGAAAAGTCTGGAAATATCGACTTAATTCGCCATCAGATCAATTGCGCAACAGAAACTTACTAATAGGAGGAACAACAGGCCGGATTTGGTCATGATGTGCATCGGTGGGACGGTGACGCGAGCCCGCTGTATCAATAATCGGTCGGGTTTTACATCTTTTATGGGTTACCAGCAATAGTAATCGGACTATTTGAAAGGAATTTGGAGTGGCATCCGACGCCCGAGTTATTAGGGTCTTCATCTCCTCAACCTTCCGCGACATGATGCAGGAACGCGATCTGTTAGTTAAACAGGTCTTCCCCGAACTACGCCGCATCTGCGAAAGACGCTTCGTCACATTCACCGAGGTGGACATGCGCTGGGGTATCACGGAGGAACAAGCCGCAGAAGGCAAGGTCCTACCACTGTGTCTCACTGAAATTCATCATTGCCGTCCCTATTTTATTGGGCTGCTGGGAGAGCGTTATGGTTGGATTCCCGACACCATCCCCGCTGATGTGATCAAGAGCGAACCCTGGCTGAAGGAGCATCTGAACGCCCGAACCTCAGTTACCGAGCTTGAGATCTTGCATGGGGTTTTAAACAATCCGGCAATGCAAACTCATGCATTCTTCTATTTCCGCGACCCGAAGTGGATCGAATCCCTGACCGATGCCGAACGTCGGGAAATGATCGAACGGGATATCCCGATCGATGTCGAATATTACGGGATAAAAGAGGCCTCGCGCCGGACTCAAGAGCGTAAAGATAAACTGGTAGCTCTAAAGGATCGCATTCATCAAAGTGGTCTGCCTGTGATCGAAGATTATGCCAGTCCCGAAGCCTTGGCCAAGATCATCCGTGAACAATTCAAAGAATTAATTGACCGGCTCTTCCCAGAGGAGGATGTGCCTGATGATCTGGATCGGGAGCGGCTGACTCACGAAGCACATGCGAAAAGTAAACTGTTTGCCTGTATTAAACGGCCCAGCCATCTTGCGGCGTTGCACAAATTCGCTGACTCCGAACATGGCGGCAAAGGTCTTGTGGTCACAGGTGATAGTGGCAGTGGCAAAACAGTGTTATTGGCGGATTGGGCGCGCGAGCGAGCCAATAGCCATCCGGATGGATTTCTTTTCCAACACTATTTTGGCTCCACCCCGGATAGTGCTTCAGTTCGTAATTTTCTGAGACGGCTCCTGGCTGAAATCAAACGCCGGTTTGATATTGAAGAAGACATTCCAACCGAACCGGAGAAGCTGAGGGAGGCACTCCCATTGTGGCTGGCCCAAACGACGGGAAGAGGACAGATCGTCCTTGTCATGGATGGACTGAACCAGGTTCAGGGAGATGAACCTGACCGTCGGCTATTTTGGCTACCGCGCTTCTTTCAACCGCATGTGATCGTCATTGCTTCGTCTCTGCCGGGCCTGGCGCTTGATGCCATTCACGAGCGCGACTGGCATGAACATGATCTTCCCCTTGCTGATGAGAACGAGATCGAGGACATAGTTGAAGCCTATCTGGATGAGTATCGAAAAACTTTGGATCCTGAATTAAGGCGAGATTTAGTCAAGGCGCCGGGCTCAATGAATCCCCTCTTTCTGCGCACGGTGCTTGATGAGCTTCGCCAATTTGGCAGTTTCGAAAAACTACCCGCTCGCGTCGCTCACTATTTGGAGGCTGATAATCCGGGTGATTTATTCCGACGCGTTATTTGCCGCTGGCAGGAGGACTTTGACAATGAACAGGATCTTGTCCGTTGCGCTCTAACCTATCTCTGGGGGGCGCGAATGGGCCTTTCCGAATCGGAATGGCTGGATCTACTTGGAGAAGATATGGGGTCCTTGCCTCGCGCCATTTGGACGCCCCTGTTCCTTGCCATGGAACCACACCTAACCCGGCGTACCGGTTTGCTAGCTTTCGGCCACGACTTCCTGCGCCAGGCCGTTGCCGCGGAGTTTTTGCAGGCAGACAGTGACCGACACTCTGCTCACCTGGAGTTGGCTGCCTACTTTGCCGCGCAGCCGGAGATGACACCCCGCAAATCAGATGAATGGCCCTGGCAACTCCAGGAGGCTGAGGAGTGGGATTGCCTGCAACAGGCCCTCACCGATCGAGAACTTTTTCTGGCGCTGTACAAACAGCAGACGGATGTGGAATTGGGACGATATTGGGTTCGTTTGCGGGAGAACAGGCCCGAAATCAGGATGGGGAAGCTTTATCATGAAGCTTTCGCATCGTGGGAAGTTGGGAATGAACCTTCTCAAAACGGAGTTTTGGCGGGACAACTTTGGATGTATCTTCATGACAATGCATGCTTCAAAGAATCTGAGCCTCTAGCGCACCGAGCGTTGGAGATAAACGAGAAAATCTGCGGACCGAACCATCCAAAGGTTGCCACGGACCTCAACAACCTCGCTCAAGTGCTTTGTTCCACTAACCGTCACTCGGAAGCCGAGCCATTGCTGCGTAGAGCATCGGAAATAGACGAGAAGTTCTACGGACAAGACCATCCTGATGTGGCTATCCGTCTCGGAAACCTGGCGGTGTTACTAAAGCGTACAAAACGTCTTTCCGAGGCTGAGCCCCTGCAGCGCCGTGCGCTGGAGATATTTGAAAAGGTCTTGGGGAAGAACCATCCGAAGTCG
The Candidatus Eisenbacteria bacterium genome window above contains:
- a CDS encoding tetratricopeptide repeat protein, whose translation is MMQERDLLVKQVFPELRRICERRFVTFTEVDMRWGITEEQAAEGKVLPLCLTEIHHCRPYFIGLLGERYGWIPDTIPADVIKSEPWLKEHLNARTSVTELEILHGVLNNPAMQTHAFFYFRDPKWIESLTDAERREMIERDIPIDVEYYGIKEASRRTQERKDKLVALKDRIHQSGLPVIEDYASPEALAKIIREQFKELIDRLFPEEDVPDDLDRERLTHEAHAKSKLFACIKRPSHLAALHKFADSEHGGKGLVVTGDSGSGKTVLLADWARERANSHPDGFLFQHYFGSTPDSASVRNFLRRLLAEIKRRFDIEEDIPTEPEKLREALPLWLAQTTGRGQIVLVMDGLNQVQGDEPDRRLFWLPRFFQPHVIVIASSLPGLALDAIHERDWHEHDLPLADENEIEDIVEAYLDEYRKTLDPELRRDLVKAPGSMNPLFLRTVLDELRQFGSFEKLPARVAHYLEADNPGDLFRRVICRWQEDFDNEQDLVRCALTYLWGARMGLSESEWLDLLGEDMGSLPRAIWTPLFLAMEPHLTRRTGLLAFGHDFLRQAVAAEFLQADSDRHSAHLELAAYFAAQPEMTPRKSDEWPWQLQEAEEWDCLQQALTDRELFLALYKQQTDVELGRYWVRLRENRPEIRMGKLYHEAFASWEVGNEPSQNGVLAGQLWMYLHDNACFKESEPLAHRALEINEKICGPNHPKVATDLNNLAQVLCSTNRHSEAEPLLRRASEIDEKFYGQDHPDVAIRLGNLAVLLKRTKRLSEAEPLQRRALEIFEKVLGKNHPKSAMMLNNLATLLQDTNRHSEAEIAMRRALEIFKKALGEDHPNVALVQNNLAQLLGDTNRHSEAEPLLRRSLKILEKALGENHPYVAGSLNNLGLSLVNTHRFSDAEPLYQRALKINEQSYGPNDPRVAICLNNLAQSLRATNHHSEAEPFMRRALKIKEQSHGPNDPEVAVCLSNLAQSLQATNRHSEAEPLIRKAITINQQLYGPNDPKVAICLNNLAQLLQVTNRLSEAEPLLRRSLEILENALGADHPNVASVLNNLAQLLCGTNRRTEAEPLLRRSLEILEKALGENDPEIASPLSYLGLILQARNCHSEAEPLLRRALQILIQHTRVTGYPHPHLKTAGNNYARLLQAMGRSLKDILADLQAIAPEIFDSNSS